In one Tripterygium wilfordii isolate XIE 37 chromosome 22, ASM1340144v1, whole genome shotgun sequence genomic region, the following are encoded:
- the LOC119991046 gene encoding uncharacterized protein LOC119991046 isoform X1, which translates to MAKKVVSRRELLDRWRDIEDEADTDSNDNESRLHQLKEQWFADAFNFLICLPNESHIWCSAWEIMGPLLETFYNYFKDERQDSPLRILWKRISDEMRECVQCVSQHHQAQEMYNMEYELSSVGPLLEVLRNLDEERVTQHLREITSRIKKDEYDPLRDNAGVVSLMYEVLMFPILLDDRSLFTEFEIFIEVVDNMHDLALAGHQQFPGVYALLFFNRRVRSVGRRLARSMKKLRRATDLEPVQPLFKKYIGLLEMEALPSASKVLKPRVQLDRQSIWLGITSLLEFLEPSAFEEGILEQYPFFFDIVLNHISGDSAEFSHAVCCLRELFKMLGCKLWLRSPLSPNVMRNTLLGQCFHTQNEKVHKDIFDLFQPFLQSLEALQDGEHERQRRHFLFFLLHQVPVSSNFSSLTRKTACKIALLIIHRGYKMNPPCPPFECAHMWGPSLVFCLKDSSLHSSLRQPAFDLMQTIIVSDASALITSVLNCHTTSIIDRTTPDEWNDDEEASGLAFASGLEEKEYSCWSEFSEQSKMTSSEYKGWMCIPMLWVDVLVEINPSVFPLSFSKAVFWARSKLTMVEPETSGEMALAVRNWLSSSATEISFSFGWKVPTGADDGGGGRESKNPIEVSTMCFPLVRVFNRLTAHFVVQMAQVELRKQWTWDARMSESLILSLVDPNDNMRQFGKCILEQFSKSRGLASGLKFLCSSRSSLSATFLGLRHALKVAQLDSVLSKFHILQHFFFVLRKLISEGDSTIPDFSEEVPDTSSDCYITKFSSQGGFLKQPLFESQTAQGNVNMSTIDLKSQEKFCHLLSEIAWPSIRKCLVEGKVFMNYSLCQMTCVRLLEILPVTLERLGYPFLVKRSGSSGMVDNVFNLAWLHDLMDWGKSSLKVVIVYWKRTVTSILNFLKRSCNDTSALTVRVIENIISCETFNIDDLAEQVSRLCVSLSKEVSCDVGKATLDQGNLSSDVLSFLRKSPVSKVQPIYVEERNAQMPLSMPMTNRTDKCNVVVLSDDEVEPQISSDDVHLPCGESSPDLLVAKQLVSSVDKSISPADPGENISSTATQKDLLEAIQKRYSADRFDLAVAKRGFDQSNEKPLASLKSRAADEKIKEINSNRNVLDCHFSQSRIDLRKASDESVNLKSVHHISPETSALVLKELVRDSDDDPWDSALNSARHRQTSLAKSSASGSKRQVIQLRSPAENRSAHLHRLGAGAKRFKALRLDDWYRPILEINYFATVGLTSACQDENHTAGRLKEVPVCFKSPEQYLNIFRPLVLEEFKAQLHSSFLEMSSWEEIYYGCLSVISVERVDDFHLVRFAHDDDNSSASRSFFENDLVLLTKEPLESTSHDFHMVGKVERRERDGKRRLSILLIRFYFLNGSSRLNQSRRNLLERSKWHACRIMNITPQLREFQALTAIKDIPMFPVILKPVNNSRCSAAENEFALGKLSQPLQQKLKSSFNDTQLLAISVAIGSCNLNEEFELSLIQGPPGTGKTRTIMAIVSALLASPLQGSNTKDSLNGNSKINNNSRASSRTHVSQSVAIARAWQDAAFARQLSEDTQSNAKSTESSVRRRVLICAQSNAAVDELVSRISNGGLYGSDGKVYKPYLVRVGNPKTIHPNSLPFFIDTLVDHHLAEKQLSDAKNDLGAKSSTALRTNLEKLVDQIRFFEAKRANLRDANSELKNTLEDESQKGVDVKEMTDAELEVKLRKLYEQKKQTYKDLSAVQAREKKSNEETKALRHKLRKSILREAEIVVTTLSGCGGDLYGTCSESISSFKSGNPSEQTLFDAVVIDEAAQALEPATLIPLQLLKSNRTKCIMVGDPKQLPATVLSNVASKYLYQCSMFERLQKAGHPVTMLTKQYRMHPEICRFPSFHFYDSKLLNGDQMSSKSAPFHETMGLGPYVFYDIIDGRELRGKNSGAFSLYNEHEADAVVETLRYFRKRYPSEFIGGQIGIITPYKCQLSLLRSRFSGAFGSSEIANMEFNTVDGFQGREVDILMLSTVRASDSHSTATGIGSSSIGFVSDVRRMNVALTRAKLSLWIFGNAETLEANQNWGALVKNARDRNLLISVKKPYESMFRSPSEGDHPRPLKHVKKIVEGSHPAKGKDRELKAAVERNVKYDGFVAQHKRPVPEDDDRVLLRREELPGSHKRSRDKHEFAVKKDPFIPANGEDEMSKIIRPAKLGEHDTDGEGKGKERSDEKFTLGNTHVCKSKGERENSRSKLCRKGVDDHRKLNMLKGPKKSFEHDRSKKKLEVSTAIVEGSLKEGKAHDGDKAPDKQGSKEGFIAKRKQQREAVDAILYSALIPSKSVGSSKPLPTKRPRSPASSGTAGIEPPKTEKVKQESSTSALHDQTRRHRSRKDKSTNNFR; encoded by the exons ATGGCGAAGAAGGTTGTATCGAGAAGAGAGCTCTTGGATCGGTGGAGGGACATCGAAGATGAGGCAGATACTGATAGTAATGATAATGAATCTCGTCTTCACCAACTCAAAGAGCAATG GTTTGCGGATGCCTTTAATTTCTTGATATGCTTGCCAAACGAATCACATATTTGGTGTAGTGCTTGGGAAATAATGGGCCCTCTTTTGGAGACATTCTATAATTACTTTAAAGACGAACGTCAAGACTCTCCTCTCAGGATCCTATGGAAGAGGATCTCAGATGAGATGCGAGAGTGCGTCCAGTGTGTATCTCAGCACCACCAAGCGCAGGAGATGTATAATATGGAGTATGAGTTGAGTTCCGTTGGTCCGCTTCTTGAAGTTTTGCGGAATCTTGATGAGGAAAGGGTAACTCAACATTTGAGAGAGATTACGTCCCGAATAAAAAAGGATGAATATGATCCTTTGCGTGATAATGCTGGAGTTGTTAGTTTGATGTATGAG GTTTTGATGTTTCCCATCTTGCTGGATGATCGGTCCTTGTTTACAGAATTCGAGATATTTATTGAAGTAGTTGATAACATGCACGATCTGGCGTTGGCTGGGCACCAACAGTTTCCG ggtgtttatgcattgcttttCTTCAATAGAAGGGTACGTTCTGTTGGTCGCCGTTTAGCTCGTTCAATGAAAAAATTGAG GAGAGCAACAGATTTGGAACCTGTGCAGCCTTTGTTTAAGAAATATATTGGTCTTTTGGAGATGGAAGCACTCCCATCAGCTTCTAAAGTCTTAAAACCAAGAGTTCAGCTGGACCGACAATCTATATGGCTGGGAATCACTTCATT GCTTGAGTTCTTAGAACCTTCAGCCTTCGAAGAAGGGATACTGGAGCAATATCCATTTTTTTTCGACATTGTCCTCAACCATATTAGTGGTGATTCAGCTGAATTTTCTCATGCAGTTTGTTGTTTGAGAGAACTCTTCAAAATGCTTG GGTGTAAGCTTTGGCTGAGGTCTCCTCTATCTCCAAATGTGATGCGCAACACATTGTTGGGTCAGTGTTTTCATACTCAGAATGAGAAAGTTCATAAAGACATTTTTGATCTTTTTCAGCCTTTCTTGCAG TCTCTTGAAGCTTTGCAAGATGGAGAACATGAGAGGCAACGTAgacattttctcttctttcttctccatcAAGTTCCAGTGAGCAGTAACTTCAGTAGTTTAACGAGAAAAACAGCTTGCAAG ATAGCACTTCTAATTATACATCGAGGTTACAAGATGAATCCACCATGCCCTCCTTTTGAATGTGCACATATGTG GGGCCCTTCTCTTGTTTTCTGTCTGAAGGATTCTTCACTTCACAGTTCTTTGCGACAACCCGCCTTTGATCTCATGCAAACGATTATTGTTTCTGATGCCAGTGCTTTGATAACTTCAGTCTTGAATTGCCATACAACTTCAATTATTGACAGAACCACTCCTGATGAGTGGAATGATGACGAGGAAGCTAGCGGGCTTGCATTTGCTTCGGGTCTTGAAGAGAAGGAATACAGTTGTTGGAGTGAATTTAGTGAACAAAGTAAAATGACTTCTTCGGAGTACAAGGGGTGGATGTGCATTCCTATGCTATGGGTTGATGTTTTAGTTGAAATTAATCCTTCAGTCTTTCCGTTGTCATTTTCGAAGGCTGTTTTTTGGGCTCGATCTAAGTTAACTATGGTTGAACCTGAAACTAGTGGGGAAATGGCTCTTGCAGTTAGAAATTGGCTTTCATCTTCAGCTACAGAAATTTCCTTTTCATTTGGTTGGAAGGTTCCAACTGGTGCAGacgatggtggtggtgggaggGAGTCCAAAAATCCAATAGAAGTATCAACAATGTGCTTTCCTCTTGTAAGAGTTTTCAACAG ATTAACTGCACATTTTGTGGTTCAAATGGCGCAAGTAGAACTCAGAAAGCAGTGGACTTGGGATGCAAGGATGAGCGAGAGCTTGATTCTTTCCCTTGTTGATCCTAATGAT AACATGAGGCAATTTGGCAAATGCATTTTGGAGCAATTTTCCAAGAGTAGAGGTCTTGCTTCCGGTTTGAAGTTTCTATGCTCTTCCAGATCTTCGTTGTCTGCAACCTTTCTGGGCTTGAGACATGCATTGAAAGTG GCCCAACTGGATTCAGTGCTATCGAAATTTCACATACTGCaacatttcttctttgttctgCGCAAACTAATCAGTGAAGGGGATTCAACCATTCCAGATTTTTCAGAAGAGGTTCCAGATACCTCTTCTGATTGCTACATCACGAAATTTTCTTCCCAAGGTGGATTCCTGAAGCAGCCACTCTTTGAATCCCAGACTGCACAAGGGAATGTAAATATGTCAACTATTGACTTAAAATCACAGGAGAAGTTTTGTCACTTGCTATCGGAAATTGCATGGCCTTCAATTCGGAAGTGCCTAGTGGAAGGGAAGGTGTTCATGAACTACTCTCTTTGTCAG ATGACTTGTGTTCGCTTGCTGGAGATCCTCCCTGTCACTTTAGAAAGACTTGGCTACCCTTTTTTGGTTAAACGGTCTGGGAGTTCTGGGATGGTGGATAATGTATTTAACCTCGCCTGGCTGCATGATCTCATGGACTGGGGAAAGTCATCACTTAAAGTTGTCATTGTGTATTGGAAACGAACAGTAACTTCGATTCTGAATTTTCTCAAGAGATCATGCAATGATACTTCAGCACTGACAGTGAGGGTCATTGAAAATATTATTTCATGTG AAACTTTTAACATCGATGATTTGGCGGAACAAGTTTCGCGCCTCTGTGTTTCACTATCAAAAGAAGTTTCTTGTGATGTTGGAAAGGCTACATTGGACCAAGGAAATTTATCTTCTGACGTTCTGTCCTTTTTGAGAAAAAGCCCAGTCTCAAAGGTGCAACCCATCTATGTGGAAGAAAGAAATGCACAAATGCCATTATCAATGCCGATGACTAACAGAACAGATAAATGTAATGTGGTGGTTCTTTCAGATGATGAAGTAGAACCACAAATTTCATCCGATGATGTCCATTTACCTTGTGGTGAGTCTAGTCCTGATTTGTTGGTTGCTAAGCAGTTGGTCTCTTCTGTTGACAAAAGCATTTCACCAGCTGACCCTGGAGAGAATATTTCTTCAACTGCGACTCAAAAAGATCTGTTGGAGGCCATTCAGAAAAGATATTCTGCAGATAGATTTGATCTTGCTGTTGCAAAGCGGGGTTTTGATCAGTCGAACGAAAAACCTCTGGCTTCTCTCAAATCAAGAGCTGCGGatgaaaagataaaagaaataaaCTCGAACCGCAATGTACTTGATTGTCATTTTTCCCAGTCCAGAATTGATCTGAGGAAGGCATCCGATGAATCTGTCAATTTGAAAAGTGTGCATCATATCAGTCCAGAAACAAGTGCTCTAGTATTGAAAGAGTTGGTACGTGATTCTGATGATGATCCTTGGGACTCAGCTCTTAATTCTGCAAGACATCGACAGACTTCTCTTGCAAAGTCAAGTGCTTCTGGCTCTAAGCGTCAAGTTATTCAACTCAGATCACCTGCTGAAAACAGATCTGCTCATTTACATAGGCTGGGTGCTGGAGCTAAAAGGTTCAAGGCACTGAGGCTTGATGACTGGTATAGACCAATTCtggaaataaattattttgcaACAGTAGGATTGACATCTGCTTGTCAAGATGAGAATCATACTGCTGGGAGATTGAAGGAGGTTCCAGTGTGCTTTAAATCGCCTGAGCAATATCTGAACATTTTCCGACCATTGGTCTTGGAGGAGTTCAAAGCACAGTTACATAGCTCCTTTCTGGAGATGTCTTCATGGGAGGAAATATATTATGGCTGTCTATCTGTAATATCAGTTGAGAGAGTTGATGACTTCCATCTTGTTCGGTTTGCACATGATGATGACAATTCTTCAGCATCCAGAAGCTTTTTTGAAAATGACCTTGTTTTGTTAACGAAGGAGCCTCTGGAGAGTACTTCCCATGATTTTCACATGGTTGGAAAG GTGGAGAGGCGCGAGAGAGATGGCAAAAGAAGGTTAAGTATACTTCTCATCAGGTTCTATTTTCTAAATGGTTCTTCACGCTTAAATCAAAGCAGGAGGAACCTTTTGGAACGTAGCAAATGGCACGCATGTCGCATTATGAACATTACGCCCCAACTTCGAGAATTCCAGGCACTAACAGCGATCAAAGATATCCCCATGTTTCCAGTTATTTTAAAACCTGTCAATAATTCCCGTTGTTCTGCGGCAGAAAATGAATTTGCTCTGGGCAAACTTTCCCAGCCCTTGCAGCAAAAACTGAAGTCGTCCTTTAATGACACTCAACTTCTAGCTATTAGTGTAGCCATTGGATCGTGTAATTTAAATGAAGAGTTTGAATTGTCTCTCATTCAGGGCCCTCCTG GGACGGGCAAGACACGGACCATCATGGCCATCGTTAGTGCTTTGCTTGCTTCCCCTCTACAGGGCAGTAACACAAAAGATTCATTGAATggaaattcaaaaattaataataattcgcGTGCTAGTTCCAGGACACATGTTAGCCAGTCTGTTGCAATTGCAAGGGCATGGCAGGATGCAGCCTTTGCAAGACAACTGAGTGAGGATACTCAAAGTAATGCTAAATCAACAGAAAGTTCTGTCAGACGAAGGGTCCTCATTTGTGCTCAATCAAATGCTGCAGTTGATGAGTTGGTATCAAGAATATCGAATGGAGGCCTTTATGGCAGTGATGGTAAGGTGTACAAGCCATATCTCGTAAGGGTTGGAAATCCTAAAACAATTCATCCAAATTCGCTACCCTTCTTTATAGATACCCTTGTTGATCATCATTTAGCAGAAAAGCAATTGAGTGATGCTAAGAATGATTTGGGTGCAAAATCTTCTACAGCCCTACGTACCAATCTAGAAAAGTTAGTCgaccaaattaggtttttcGAAGCCAAGCGTGCTAACTTGAGGGATGCAAATTCAGAGCTGAAAAATACATTGGAAGATGAAAGTCAGAAAGGGGTTGATGTAAAGGAAATGACCGATGCTGAATTAGAGGTGAAGCTACGAAAATTATATGAACAAAAAAAGCAAACATATAAAGATCTTAGTGCTGTTCAGGCACGTGAGAAGAAGTCAAATGAAGAAACCAAAGCACTGAGGCATAAGCTGCGGAAGTCTATATTAAGGGAAGCAGAAATTGTGGTGACTACACTTAGTGGCTGTGGTGGAGATCTTTATGGGACGTGTTCTGAATCTATTTCAAGTTTTAAGTCTGGCAATCCATCTGAGCAGACTCTGTTTGATGCTGTTGTGATTGATGAAGCAGCTCAA GCTCTGGAACCTGCGACTTTAATTCCACTTCAACTTTTGAAGTCAAATAGGACAAAGTGTATTATG GTTGGTGATCCAAAGCAGCTTCCTGCAACAGTTCTCTCTAATGTCGCAAGCAAATATCTTTACCAGTGCAGCATGTTTGAGCGTTTACAAAAGGCTGGTCATCCTGTTACAATGCTCACCAAACAG TATCGGATGCACCCAGAGATATGTCGGTTTCCTTCTTTCCATTTTTACGATAGTAAGTTGTTGAATGGGGATCAGATGTCAAGCAAATCTGCACCATTCCACGAGACCATGGGTCTTGGGCCTTATGTGTTCTATGACATTATTGATGGCCGGGAGCTCCGCGGTAAAAATTCTGGTGCATTTTCCCTTTACAATGAGCATGAGGCTGATGCTGTGGTTGAAACACTTAGGTATTTCAGGAAAAG GTACCCTTCGGAATTTATTGGTGGGCAAATTGGCATCATAACGCCATACAAGTGCCAGCTTTCGCTTCTGCGTTCTCGTTTTTCTGGTGCATTTGGATCCTCAGAGATAGCGAATATGGAGTTCAATACTGTGGATGGTTTTCAAGGACGGGAGGTTGATATATTGATGCTCTCCACAGTTAGAGCATCAGATTCACACTCTACTGCCACTGGGATTGGTTCTAGCAGTATTGGGTTTGTTTCTGATGTAAGGCGGATGAATGTTGCTCTGACAAGAGCAAAGCTCTCCCTTTGGATTTTCGGGAATGCAGAGACCTTGGAGGCAAACCAGAACTGGGGAGCTCTTGTGAAGAATGCTAGAGACAGGAATTTGCTTATATCAGTGAAAAAACCATATGAGTCAATGTTCAGAAGTCCTTCAGAAGGTGATCATCCAAGACCGCTGAAGCATGTCAAAAAGATTGTAGAAGGTAGCCATCCTGCCAAAGGAAAAGATCGTGAGCTGAAGGCTGCAGTGGAAAGGAATGTAAAGTACGATGGCTTTGTAGCTCAGCATAAAAGACCAGTACCTGAGGATGATGACAGGGTTTTATTAAGAAGGGAAGAATTGCCTGGTAGCCACAAACGTTCCAGAGATAAACATGAATTTGCAGTGAAGAAGGATCCTTTTATACCTGCAAATGGTGAGGATGAAATGTCAAAGATTATAAGGCCAGCCAAGCTGGGAGAACATGATACTGATGGTGAAGGTAAAGGCAAAGAGAGAAGTGATGAGAAGTTCACATTGGGTAATACTCATGTCTGTAAAAGTAAAGGTGAACGTGAAAATTCGAGGAGTAAGTTATGTCGGAAAGGAGTTGATGATCATAGAAAGTTGAATATGTTGAAAGGACCTAAGAAATCTTTTGAGCATGATAGAAGCAAGAAGAAATTAGAAGTTTCTACTGCCATAGTTGAAGGCAGCCTTAAGGAGGGCAAGGCACATGATGGAGATAAGGCTCCTGATAAACAAGGTTCTAAAGAAGGATTCATTGCAAAACGAAAACAGCAACGTGAAGCTGTTGATGCTATTCTCTATTCTGCCCTCATTCCCTCGAAGTCCGTGGGATCATCCAAGCCCTTGCCTACCAAAAGACCTCGTTCTCCTGCTTCAAGCGGAACTGCTGGCATTGAACCGCCAAAGACGGAAAAAG TTAAACAGGAATCCTCAACGAGCGCATTGCATGATCAGACCCGTCGGCATCGCAGTAGAAAAGACAAATCTACTAACAACTTCAGATGA